The following are encoded in a window of Chitinivibrionales bacterium genomic DNA:
- the amrB gene encoding AmmeMemoRadiSam system protein B: MFCKEVGMARAHKLHSVYLKLTGVLLMSMLNCESSPAEESVRKAVFAGSWYEGDPQALRHSIENYITSQAGVRSSPRLLISPHAGHPFSGPVAGKGYGTMNRDIKTVILLGPSHRVMVQGVSIPDVDYYETPLGKIPLDKNIISELRKHPMVGSNTRAHSQEHCLEIQLPFLQTAIDSFTLVPMLMSNVDPEAIAGYIRPYVDETTLVVASSDFAHVNSADQCKKLDKRSIETIMDQDPNGFIEACGETPIRVLLYLSKHLGLKPIVLDARNSQEIVNAPESGYTVGYASIVFVKKDENGGTSEDKEKRENESIVKELDGGDKAFLLNLARRAFEAAVKGAPPPEPSDIPDVAKQDVGCFVTLHKHGELRGCIGYIEGIKPLYEAIIDNAKNAALRDHRFRPVRPEELDEIKVEVSVLTRPDPVSYNDPSELLNKIVAGKDGIILNKGGHQSTYLPQVWEQIPDKKTFLEYLSRKAGMPSDGWKTAEVKRYRAIHFEE; this comes from the coding sequence ATGTTTTGTAAAGAGGTTGGTATGGCCCGAGCGCATAAACTCCACTCTGTTTATCTCAAACTTACAGGAGTACTGCTCATGAGTATGCTTAATTGTGAATCTTCACCTGCAGAAGAATCTGTTCGGAAAGCTGTTTTTGCCGGATCGTGGTATGAAGGCGATCCTCAGGCATTACGACACAGTATCGAAAATTATATTACCAGTCAAGCCGGAGTGCGGTCTTCGCCGCGGCTGCTTATCAGCCCCCATGCCGGGCACCCCTTTTCGGGACCGGTTGCGGGGAAGGGATATGGCACCATGAACAGAGACATAAAAACCGTCATCCTCCTCGGACCGTCACACCGGGTAATGGTGCAAGGCGTCTCTATTCCCGATGTCGATTACTACGAAACGCCTCTGGGGAAAATACCACTGGATAAAAATATTATTTCGGAACTCCGGAAACACCCAATGGTAGGATCGAACACGCGCGCCCATTCTCAGGAGCATTGCCTGGAAATTCAACTCCCCTTCCTCCAGACCGCTATTGATTCCTTTACCCTTGTGCCCATGCTGATGAGCAATGTGGATCCGGAAGCGATCGCCGGATATATCAGGCCCTATGTCGATGAAACAACACTGGTTGTGGCTTCGTCGGACTTCGCCCATGTCAATAGTGCAGATCAATGCAAAAAGCTGGATAAGCGGTCGATCGAAACAATTATGGATCAGGATCCGAACGGCTTTATTGAGGCCTGCGGTGAAACGCCGATACGGGTGCTGCTCTATCTCTCAAAGCACCTTGGTTTGAAACCGATAGTGCTTGATGCCCGCAATTCGCAGGAGATTGTCAATGCTCCGGAAAGCGGGTATACCGTCGGATATGCTTCAATCGTCTTTGTAAAAAAGGATGAAAACGGTGGAACGTCCGAAGACAAAGAAAAAAGAGAAAATGAGTCTATCGTTAAAGAGCTGGATGGCGGTGATAAAGCATTTCTGCTCAATCTGGCCCGGAGAGCATTTGAAGCCGCAGTTAAGGGTGCGCCGCCCCCCGAGCCGTCCGATATTCCCGACGTAGCGAAGCAGGATGTTGGTTGCTTTGTAACCCTCCATAAGCATGGCGAACTTCGTGGCTGTATCGGTTATATTGAAGGCATTAAACCGTTGTATGAGGCAATAATTGACAATGCAAAAAATGCCGCACTGAGGGACCATCGCTTTCGACCGGTCCGCCCGGAGGAGCTCGACGAAATCAAGGTAGAAGTTTCTGTATTGACAAGGCCGGACCCTGTGTCCTACAATGATCCAAGTGAGCTCCTTAATAAAATCGTCGCCGGCAAGGATGGCATAATACTGAACAAGGGGGGGCATCAGTCAACCTACCTTCCTCAGGTATGGGAGCAGATCCCGGATAAAAAGACCTTCCTTGAATATCTTTCCCGCAAAGCCGGCATGCCGTCGGATGGATGGAAAACGGCGGAGGTAAAGCGGTATCGTGCGATTCATTTTGAGGAATAG